In one Paramormyrops kingsleyae isolate MSU_618 chromosome 18, PKINGS_0.4, whole genome shotgun sequence genomic region, the following are encoded:
- the rskrb gene encoding ribosomal protein S6 kinase-related protein isoform X1, with protein MGADASVNRKAADRRCHSRWRAFFSSLGISSAFELHKLCMGGQRMVENQCTDRPQCPPLPSSGPEEPWVEWSLPAFTSMFLPEFPHSSIPGSEKFQFLGYIAKGSFGPILKVKDKFKENTYAVKMVPKSEVLRLGILQQSKEEVIIQRQVRHPFLHDLQDCWQTQNHLFIMCDYCSTGDLYTYWMMIGQFAEDAVKVFAAELGSALGFLHDFGIMHRDVKMENVLLTDQGHLRLSDFGLSRRLEGGARTFTICGTMQYMAPEVLSGGPYSHAADWWSLGILLFAMVTGNFPVPPEPHHSTMLGKVRSFPYEMPETFSPPLALLLLELLCKTPAKRLHTLERFQHQTFFRGTPFDSQLLQKTPMELILELKHRPDREAKARRGLDSEPFQDFDCDLLGSPVTSSIDLPPTPTGSLPLKNSDEEVFV; from the exons ATGGGGGCTGATGCCAGTGTAAACAGAAAG GCAGCAGACAGGCGATGTCACTCACGCTGGAGGGCCTTCTTCTCTAGTCTGGGCATCTCTTCTGCTTTTGAGCTCCACAAGCTCTGCATGGGGGGGCAGCGCATGGTAGAGAACCAGTGCACTGACAgaccccagtgcccccccctcccctcctcagGCCCCGAGGAGCCCTGGGTGGAGTGGAGCTTGCCAGCCTTCACCTCCATGTTCCTGCCTGAGTTTCCACACAGCAGTATTCCAGGATCTGAGAAATTCCAG TTCCTGGGATACATTGCCAAAGGTTCCTTTGGGCCCATCCTGAAGGTGAAGGACAAGTTCAAAGAGAACACTTATGCTGTGAAG ATGGTACCGAAATCTGAGGTGCTGAGGCTGGGAATCCTCCAGCAGTCAAAGGAGGAGGTCATCATTCAG CGTCAGGTCCGTCACCCTTTCCTCCACGACCTGCAGGACTGTTGGCAGACCCAGAACCACCTCTTCATTA TGTGTGATTACTGTAGCACTGGAGACCTCTACACCTACTGGATGATGATTGGACAGTTTGCAGAGGATGCTGTGAAGGTTTTTGCTGCTGAGCTGGGCTCTGCTCTTG GTTTCCTGCATGACTTTGGGATCATGCACAGGGATGTGAAG ATGGAGAATGTTCTTTTGACCGACCAAG GCCATCTCCGCCTATCTGACTTCGGGCTGTCCCGCCGTCTGGAAGGAGGTGCAAGGACCTTCACGATCTGCGGTACTATGCAGTATATGG CCCCTGAGGTTCTGAGTGGGGGACCCTATAGCCATGCAGCTGATTGGTGGTCCCTAGGCATTCTCCTCTTTGCCATGGTGACAGGAAAT TTCCCTGTACCTCCAGAGCCACATCACAGCACAATGCTGGGGAAAGTGCGGAGCTTCCCATACGAGATGCCTGAGACCTTCAGTCCACCGCTAGCACTGCTGCTTTTAGAG CTCCTGTGTAAGACCCCCGCAAAGCGGCTGCACACCCTGGAGCGATTCCAGCACCAGACCTTCTTCCGTGGCACCCCCTTTGACTCCCAGCTTCTTCAGAAGACCCCCATGGAGCTCATCCTGGAGCTGAAGCATCGGCCCGACCGCGAGGCTAAAGCCCGCCGTGGCTTGGACTCGGAACCCTTCCAGGACTTCGACTGTGACCTCCTTGGTTCCCCTGTCACATCAAGCATAGACCTGCCCCCCACTCCCACTGGTAGCCTCCCTCTGAAAAACTCCGATGAGGAGGTATTTGTGTGA
- the rskrb gene encoding ribosomal protein S6 kinase-related protein isoform X2, giving the protein MFLPEFPHSSIPGSEKFQFLGYIAKGSFGPILKVKDKFKENTYAVKMVPKSEVLRLGILQQSKEEVIIQRQVRHPFLHDLQDCWQTQNHLFIMCDYCSTGDLYTYWMMIGQFAEDAVKVFAAELGSALGFLHDFGIMHRDVKMENVLLTDQGHLRLSDFGLSRRLEGGARTFTICGTMQYMAPEVLSGGPYSHAADWWSLGILLFAMVTGNFPVPPEPHHSTMLGKVRSFPYEMPETFSPPLALLLLELLCKTPAKRLHTLERFQHQTFFRGTPFDSQLLQKTPMELILELKHRPDREAKARRGLDSEPFQDFDCDLLGSPVTSSIDLPPTPTGSLPLKNSDEEVFV; this is encoded by the exons ATGTTCCTGCCTGAGTTTCCACACAGCAGTATTCCAGGATCTGAGAAATTCCAG TTCCTGGGATACATTGCCAAAGGTTCCTTTGGGCCCATCCTGAAGGTGAAGGACAAGTTCAAAGAGAACACTTATGCTGTGAAG ATGGTACCGAAATCTGAGGTGCTGAGGCTGGGAATCCTCCAGCAGTCAAAGGAGGAGGTCATCATTCAG CGTCAGGTCCGTCACCCTTTCCTCCACGACCTGCAGGACTGTTGGCAGACCCAGAACCACCTCTTCATTA TGTGTGATTACTGTAGCACTGGAGACCTCTACACCTACTGGATGATGATTGGACAGTTTGCAGAGGATGCTGTGAAGGTTTTTGCTGCTGAGCTGGGCTCTGCTCTTG GTTTCCTGCATGACTTTGGGATCATGCACAGGGATGTGAAG ATGGAGAATGTTCTTTTGACCGACCAAG GCCATCTCCGCCTATCTGACTTCGGGCTGTCCCGCCGTCTGGAAGGAGGTGCAAGGACCTTCACGATCTGCGGTACTATGCAGTATATGG CCCCTGAGGTTCTGAGTGGGGGACCCTATAGCCATGCAGCTGATTGGTGGTCCCTAGGCATTCTCCTCTTTGCCATGGTGACAGGAAAT TTCCCTGTACCTCCAGAGCCACATCACAGCACAATGCTGGGGAAAGTGCGGAGCTTCCCATACGAGATGCCTGAGACCTTCAGTCCACCGCTAGCACTGCTGCTTTTAGAG CTCCTGTGTAAGACCCCCGCAAAGCGGCTGCACACCCTGGAGCGATTCCAGCACCAGACCTTCTTCCGTGGCACCCCCTTTGACTCCCAGCTTCTTCAGAAGACCCCCATGGAGCTCATCCTGGAGCTGAAGCATCGGCCCGACCGCGAGGCTAAAGCCCGCCGTGGCTTGGACTCGGAACCCTTCCAGGACTTCGACTGTGACCTCCTTGGTTCCCCTGTCACATCAAGCATAGACCTGCCCCCCACTCCCACTGGTAGCCTCCCTCTGAAAAACTCCGATGAGGAGGTATTTGTGTGA
- the aldocb gene encoding fructose-bisphosphate aldolase C-B, whose product MTHQVPALTAEQKKELQDIAQRIVAPGKGILAADESVGSMAKRFSQIGVENTEENRRLYRQLLFTADTRIDSCIGGVIFFHETLYQNTDDGTSFTKMIKDRGMVVGIKVDKGVVPLAGTDGETTTQGLDGLSERCAQYKKDGADFAKWRCVLKISEHTPSQLAIMENANVLARYASICQQNGIVPIVEPEILPDGDHDLKRCQYVTEKVLAAVYKALSDHHVYLEGTLLKPNMVTPGHACPSKVTAGEIAMATVTALRRTVPPAVTGVTFLSGGQSEEEASINLNAINTCPLSKPWALTFSYGRALQASALNAWRGQKENEKAATEEFIKRAEVNGLAALGKYISSGDGSGAAGQSLYVANHAY is encoded by the exons ATGACGCACCAGGTCCCCGCCCTCACTGCTGAGCAgaagaaggagctgcaggacatCGCCCAGCGCATTGTGGCTCCCGGGAAGGGCATCCTGGCTGCCGATGAGTCTGTGG GCAGCATGGCCAAGCGGTTCAGTCAGATTGGTGTGGAGAACACAGAGGAGAACCGGAGGCTGTACCGCCAGCTGCTGTTCACTGCCGACACGCGCATCGACAGCTGCATTGGCGGTGTCATCTTCTTCCATGAGACCCTGTACCAGAACACCGATGACGGCACGTCATTCACCAAGATGATCAAGGACCGGGGCATGGTTGTGGGCATCAAG GTTGATAAGGGTGTGGTGCCACTGGCTGGGACTGACGGAGAGACCACCACCCAGG GCCTGGACGGCCTCTCTGAGCGATGCGCCCAGTACAAGAAGGATGGGGCTGACTTCGCCAAGTGGCGCTGCGTGCTGAAGATAAGCGAGCATACGCCCTCCCAGCTGGCCATCATGGAGAACGCCAACGTGCTGGCACGCTACGCCAGTATTTGCCAGCAG AATGGGATCGTGCCCATTGTGGAGCCTGAGATCTTGCCAGATGGTGATCACGACCTAAAGCGCTGTCAGTATGTCACGGAGAAG GTCTTGGCTGCCGTATACAAAGCCCTGTCAGACCACCACGTGTATCTAGAGGGCACCCTGCTGAAGCCCAATATGGTGACCCCAGGCCACGCCTGTCCCAGCAAGGTCACCGCGGGGGAGATCGCCATGGCGACTGTTACCGCCCTGCGTCGCACAGTCCCTCCTGCCGTCACCG GTGTGACTTTCCTGTCTGGAGGTCAGAGTGAGGAAGAGGCTTCCATCAACCTGAATGCCATCAACACCTGTCCCTTGTCCAAGCCCTGGGCGCTCACCTTCTCCTATGGCCGCGCCCTGCAAGCCTCTGCCCTCAACGCTTGGCGTGGGCAGAAGGAGAATGAGAAGGCTGCCACGGAGGAGTTCATCAAGCGGGCTGAG GTCAATGGCTTGGCGGCACTGGGCAAGTACATCTCCAGTGGTGACGGCAGCGGAGCAGCCGGGCAGTCCCTCTACGTAGCCAATCACGCCTACTGA
- the pigs gene encoding GPI transamidase component PIG-S isoform X2, which translates to MATAEVEKFRGRYAALSVAAVVIMVGIPLWWKTTETYRAWLPYSQIRELDSLQLQLSMEVEVVFSRGTLTPEQQKKVPLSQIREEQHQVNENTRLKYRYETKYRTATVMEEDALGQPSTEDADLSLHRLSESPCGSVVMYVIPQSSTLLPEGVKVYVGQRRTALLRGWEALGGTLKEVLAVLEPQVEQVLRTMSFSHSDITAALGDRIRGSRLSRESLADSMRAFKSSPGYEITFSLLNPDPQSHSLHWDIEGAVQTYIQPLLDKLAPVANHSVDSQILYYAVLGVKPRFNRELSAYTLSAESLAHVINPIEAKLGSNAASSNPVLNFLLYVPDAHHAPLLIQDQGKREVPSNAFHSPRWGGIMVYNVKDQYGPEAEVPVYINIDMARVMGVFLSQLRLMLGVQPTHLAPGFLLQSPGSAGLTDWELDRLQWTRSVENVAMASTTITSLAQLLNQIGNIVINDNIAQQVSSAVTSLQAAVAELEAGNLAFALQYSREAILASERAFFDPSLLHLLYFPDDQKFAIYIPLFLPMCVPILLSLLKMLGEIRRSRAERRAKKD; encoded by the exons ATGGCTACCGCGGAAGTGG AGAAGTTCCGCGGGCGATATGCGGCGCTCTCTGTGGCGGCGGTCGTGATAATGGTGGGCATTCCGCTTTGGTGGAAGACCACCGAGACCTACCGCGCCTGGCTCCCCTACTCTCAAATCCGGGAGCTCGATTCTCTGCAG CTCCAGCTTAGcatggaggtggaggtggtgtTCTCCAGGGGCACCCTGACCCCAGAGCAGCAAAAGAAGGTTCCCTTAAGCCAGATTCGGGAGGAGCAGCACCAGGTGAATG AAAACACAAGACTGAAGTACCGCTATGAGACGAAGTATCGAACGGCCACCGTCATGGAGGAGGACGCCCTGGGGCAGCCAAGCACTGAAG ATGCTGACCTCTCCCTGCACAGGCTCAGTGAGAGTCCCTGTGGCTCAGTGGTGATGTACGTCATCCCCCAGTCGTCCACGCTGCTGCCAGAG GGTGTGAAGGTGTACGTGGGGCAAAGGAGGACGGCGCTGCTGCGGGGCTGGGAAGCCCTGGGAGGGACCTTGAAAGAGGTTCTAGCTGTGCTGGAGCCGCAGGTGGAACAGGTGCTGCGGACGATGTCCTTCAGtcacagtgacatcacagctgCACTTGGCGACCGCATCCGCGGCAGCCGGCTCAGCAGGGAGAGCCTGGCCGACAGCATGAGGGCCTTCAAGTCCAGCCCCG GCTACGAGATCACTTTCAGTCTGCTGAACCCAGACCCCCAGTCCCACAGTCTGCACTGGGACATCGAGGGGGCGGTGCAGACCTACATCCAGCCGCTGCTGGACAAGCTGGCTCCCGTGGCCAACCACTCAGTGGACTCGCAG ATCCTGTACTACGCTGTCCTGGGGGTCAAGCCCCGTTTCAACCGCGAGCTGTCGGCATACACACTCAGCGCGGAGAGCCTGGCCCATGTAATCAACCCCATAGAAGCCAAGCTGG GCTCCAATGCAGCCTCGTCAAACCCGGTGCTTAACTTCCTCCTGTATGTTCCGGATGCCCATCATGCCCCCCTTCTCATCCAGGACCAGGGCAAGCGGGAGGTGCCCAGCAATGCATTCCACAGCCCCCGCTGGGGGGGCATCATG GTATACAATGTGAAAGACCAATATGGCCCAGAGGCCGAGGTTCCGGTTTACATCAACATTGACATGGCCCGTGTGATGGGGGTGTTCCTGTCGCAGCTGCG GCTGATGCTGGGCGTACAGCCAACCCACCTGGCTCCGGGATTCCTGCTCCAAAGCCCAGGCAGTGCCGGGCTGACGGACTGGGAGCTGGACCGCCTCCAGTGGACACGCAGCGTGGAGAACGTGGCTATGGCCAGCACCACCATCACCTCGCTGGCCCAGCTGCTGAATCAGATTGGCAACATCGTGATTAATGACAACATCGCACAGCAG GTGTCAAGCGCCGTGACCTCGCTGCAGGCGGCGGTGGCAGAGCTGGAGGCCGGAAACCTGGCCTTCGCTCTGCAGTACAGCCGTGAGGCCATCCTGGCCTCCGAGAGGGCCTTTTTCGATCCGTCGCTGCTGCACCTGCTCTACTTCCCCGACGACCAAAAGTTTGCCATCTACATCCCTCTGTTCCTGCCCATGTGCGTCCCCATCCTGCTGTCACTCCTAAAGATGCTGGGTGAGATTCGGAGGAGTCGCGCAGAGAGGCGCGCTAAGAAGGACTAA
- the pigs gene encoding GPI transamidase component PIG-S isoform X1 — translation MFLVNWMAGAISHNEKFRGRYAALSVAAVVIMVGIPLWWKTTETYRAWLPYSQIRELDSLQLQLSMEVEVVFSRGTLTPEQQKKVPLSQIREEQHQVNENTRLKYRYETKYRTATVMEEDALGQPSTEDADLSLHRLSESPCGSVVMYVIPQSSTLLPEGVKVYVGQRRTALLRGWEALGGTLKEVLAVLEPQVEQVLRTMSFSHSDITAALGDRIRGSRLSRESLADSMRAFKSSPGYEITFSLLNPDPQSHSLHWDIEGAVQTYIQPLLDKLAPVANHSVDSQILYYAVLGVKPRFNRELSAYTLSAESLAHVINPIEAKLGSNAASSNPVLNFLLYVPDAHHAPLLIQDQGKREVPSNAFHSPRWGGIMVYNVKDQYGPEAEVPVYINIDMARVMGVFLSQLRLMLGVQPTHLAPGFLLQSPGSAGLTDWELDRLQWTRSVENVAMASTTITSLAQLLNQIGNIVINDNIAQQVSSAVTSLQAAVAELEAGNLAFALQYSREAILASERAFFDPSLLHLLYFPDDQKFAIYIPLFLPMCVPILLSLLKMLGEIRRSRAERRAKKD, via the exons ATGTTTCTAGTTAACTGGATGGCAGGTGCTATTTCACATAATG AGAAGTTCCGCGGGCGATATGCGGCGCTCTCTGTGGCGGCGGTCGTGATAATGGTGGGCATTCCGCTTTGGTGGAAGACCACCGAGACCTACCGCGCCTGGCTCCCCTACTCTCAAATCCGGGAGCTCGATTCTCTGCAG CTCCAGCTTAGcatggaggtggaggtggtgtTCTCCAGGGGCACCCTGACCCCAGAGCAGCAAAAGAAGGTTCCCTTAAGCCAGATTCGGGAGGAGCAGCACCAGGTGAATG AAAACACAAGACTGAAGTACCGCTATGAGACGAAGTATCGAACGGCCACCGTCATGGAGGAGGACGCCCTGGGGCAGCCAAGCACTGAAG ATGCTGACCTCTCCCTGCACAGGCTCAGTGAGAGTCCCTGTGGCTCAGTGGTGATGTACGTCATCCCCCAGTCGTCCACGCTGCTGCCAGAG GGTGTGAAGGTGTACGTGGGGCAAAGGAGGACGGCGCTGCTGCGGGGCTGGGAAGCCCTGGGAGGGACCTTGAAAGAGGTTCTAGCTGTGCTGGAGCCGCAGGTGGAACAGGTGCTGCGGACGATGTCCTTCAGtcacagtgacatcacagctgCACTTGGCGACCGCATCCGCGGCAGCCGGCTCAGCAGGGAGAGCCTGGCCGACAGCATGAGGGCCTTCAAGTCCAGCCCCG GCTACGAGATCACTTTCAGTCTGCTGAACCCAGACCCCCAGTCCCACAGTCTGCACTGGGACATCGAGGGGGCGGTGCAGACCTACATCCAGCCGCTGCTGGACAAGCTGGCTCCCGTGGCCAACCACTCAGTGGACTCGCAG ATCCTGTACTACGCTGTCCTGGGGGTCAAGCCCCGTTTCAACCGCGAGCTGTCGGCATACACACTCAGCGCGGAGAGCCTGGCCCATGTAATCAACCCCATAGAAGCCAAGCTGG GCTCCAATGCAGCCTCGTCAAACCCGGTGCTTAACTTCCTCCTGTATGTTCCGGATGCCCATCATGCCCCCCTTCTCATCCAGGACCAGGGCAAGCGGGAGGTGCCCAGCAATGCATTCCACAGCCCCCGCTGGGGGGGCATCATG GTATACAATGTGAAAGACCAATATGGCCCAGAGGCCGAGGTTCCGGTTTACATCAACATTGACATGGCCCGTGTGATGGGGGTGTTCCTGTCGCAGCTGCG GCTGATGCTGGGCGTACAGCCAACCCACCTGGCTCCGGGATTCCTGCTCCAAAGCCCAGGCAGTGCCGGGCTGACGGACTGGGAGCTGGACCGCCTCCAGTGGACACGCAGCGTGGAGAACGTGGCTATGGCCAGCACCACCATCACCTCGCTGGCCCAGCTGCTGAATCAGATTGGCAACATCGTGATTAATGACAACATCGCACAGCAG GTGTCAAGCGCCGTGACCTCGCTGCAGGCGGCGGTGGCAGAGCTGGAGGCCGGAAACCTGGCCTTCGCTCTGCAGTACAGCCGTGAGGCCATCCTGGCCTCCGAGAGGGCCTTTTTCGATCCGTCGCTGCTGCACCTGCTCTACTTCCCCGACGACCAAAAGTTTGCCATCTACATCCCTCTGTTCCTGCCCATGTGCGTCCCCATCCTGCTGTCACTCCTAAAGATGCTGGGTGAGATTCGGAGGAGTCGCGCAGAGAGGCGCGCTAAGAAGGACTAA
- the srsf1b gene encoding serine/arginine-rich splicing factor 1B, with the protein MSGGGVIRGPAGNNDCRIYVGNLPPDIRTKDVEDVFYKYGAIRDIDLKNRRGGPPFAFVEFEDPRDAEDAVYGRDGYDYDGYRLRVEFPRSGRGGGRGGVGGGVGAPRGRYGPPSRRSEYRVIVSGLPPSGSWQDLKDHMREAGDVCYADVFRDGTGVVEFVRKEDMTYAVRKLDNTKFRSHEGETAYIRVKVDGPRSPSYGRSRSRSRSRSRSRSNSRSRSYSPRRSRGSPRYSPRHSRSRSRT; encoded by the exons ATGTCTGGCGGTGGTGTGATTCGCGGCCCAGCTGGAAACAACGATTGCAGAATATACGTGGGCAATCTTCCTCCCGATATCCGTACCAAAGACGTCGAAGATGTGTTCTACAAGTATGGGGCGATCCGCGACATCGACCTGAAGAACCGGAGGGGAGGACCGCCGTTTGCCTTTGTGGAGTTTGAAGATCCCAG AGATGCCGAGGATGCTGTGTACGGGCGAGATGGCTATGACTATGATGGGTACCGCCTGAGGGTCGAGTTCCCCAGGAGCGGTAGGGGTGGAGGgcgagggggggttgggggaggtgTTGGTGCCCCCAGGGGCAGATACGGACCCCCATCCAGGCGCTCCGAATACAGAGTCATCGTCTCAG GCCTCCCGCCAAGCGGTAGCTGGCAGGACCTTAAGGATCACATGCGCGAAGCAGGTGATGTATGTTACGCAGACGTTTTCCGAGATGGAACTGGGGTTGTGGAGTTTGTTCGCAAGGAAGACATGACCTACGCAGTCCGAAAGCTGGATAACACTAAGTTCCGGTCCCATGAG GGGGAGACGGCGTACATCCGCGTGAAAGTGGACGGCCCTCGGAGCCCGAGCTACGGGCGATCACGCTCTCGCAGCCGGAGCAGGAGCCGCAGCCGGAGCAACAGCCGCAGCCGGAGCTACTCGCCACGCCGCAGCCGCGGCTCACCGCGCTACTCGCCACGCCATAGCCGTTCCCGCTCGCGCACCTGA
- the dynll2b gene encoding dynein, light chain, LC8-type 2b, with protein sequence MTDRKAVIKNADMSEDMQQDAVDCATQAMEKYNIEKDIAAYIKKEFDKKYNPTWHCIVGRNFGSYVTHETKHFIYFYLGQVAILLFKSG encoded by the exons ATGACTGACAGGAAGGCTGTGATCAAGAATGCCGACATGTCCGAGGACATGCAGCAGGATGCGGTGGACTGTGCCACACAGGCGATGGAGAAGTACAACATCGAGAAAGATATCGCTGCCTACATCAAAAAG GAGTTTGACAAGAAGTATAATCCCACGTGGCACTGCATCGTGGGCAGAAACTTCGGCAGTTATGTGACTCACGAGACCAAGCACTTCATCTATTTCTACCTGGGCCAGGTGGCAATTCTGCTGTTCAAGTCAGGCTGA